One window of Xanthomonas sp. 10-10 genomic DNA carries:
- a CDS encoding PAS domain S-box protein: protein MSASPAPEVVRGPMHQPVAAPAFSSPPVSRLRLAERLQQGLWTLTGLYLLIGVVWLLLGNRLLNLAGAAVPERWSDASFLLVSSIVIHLVLRRFMTLIVEEHAQLAQSEALLQAKFLALPSPAFIYDLATLRILDANPAALEFFGWERDEFLQQTLQAIWPNADGARLEDIIAQIRGKGDATCVLNEDLLTRGGLRHVEVRSNQLHLASGPARLVVTVDRSEERQAQHLRDEALERLEEAQGIARLGSWQLDRTTGLGRYSSAVYRILGRSVPMHRREHRLEELLTASDTATQTRIERMIEDMCTGGEVQIDVLLPLTGGDSQPRTVHLRAESVTLPSGARHVHGTLQDVSEREQSRRLLREREEQFRELVRVLPDGVLILADEHVMYANAAGSIQFGFQGETILGEPLQTLVGDSDLSVVREYLRAGSDRNEPVSSARAMRRRDGSTFYAGLSAGDIRYGGRSCKLLVVRDLSEPERIRDALAESNAELQAMAKRLFSLQEDERRAISRDLHDDIGQAITAMKLSAHAALDEPDPDARREDLLEVVSLADSTVTKLRNLSMLLRPPQLDALGLEAALRWQASMLFRASHVRLELDIQALDVRPGNEIEQACFRIAQESLTNALRHACAGEVRMSLQSIDSESFRLEVSDDGDGFEPEGPRGLGLIVMRERAQTVGGVLAIDSAPGAGTRVTLRLPYHPAGESVHEDGGR from the coding sequence ATGTCCGCATCGCCAGCTCCAGAGGTCGTCCGCGGACCCATGCACCAACCTGTCGCAGCGCCCGCGTTCTCGTCGCCTCCGGTGTCCCGACTTCGCCTGGCCGAACGCCTGCAGCAAGGCCTGTGGACGCTGACCGGGCTGTACCTGTTGATCGGCGTGGTGTGGCTGCTGCTGGGCAACCGACTGCTGAACCTGGCTGGTGCGGCGGTACCGGAGCGCTGGTCCGACGCCAGCTTCCTGCTGGTGTCGAGCATCGTGATCCACCTGGTGCTGCGGCGCTTCATGACCTTGATCGTGGAAGAGCATGCGCAATTGGCGCAGTCCGAGGCCCTGCTGCAGGCCAAGTTCCTGGCCCTGCCCAGCCCGGCCTTCATCTACGACCTGGCCACCCTGCGCATCCTCGACGCCAATCCGGCGGCGCTGGAATTCTTCGGCTGGGAGCGCGACGAATTCCTGCAGCAGACGCTGCAGGCGATCTGGCCCAACGCCGATGGTGCGCGTCTGGAAGACATCATTGCGCAGATCCGCGGCAAGGGCGATGCCACCTGCGTGTTGAACGAAGATCTGCTGACCCGCGGCGGGCTGCGGCATGTCGAGGTGCGCAGCAATCAGCTGCATCTGGCCAGCGGCCCTGCCCGCCTGGTGGTGACAGTGGACCGCAGCGAAGAGCGACAGGCGCAGCATCTGCGCGACGAAGCGCTGGAGCGGCTGGAAGAAGCGCAAGGCATCGCGCGGTTGGGCTCATGGCAGCTTGATCGCACCACCGGCCTCGGCCGTTATTCGTCGGCGGTCTACCGCATCCTGGGGCGCAGCGTGCCGATGCATCGCCGCGAACATCGGCTGGAAGAGCTGCTGACCGCGTCCGACACCGCCACCCAGACGCGCATCGAACGCATGATCGAAGACATGTGCACCGGCGGCGAGGTACAGATCGATGTGCTGCTGCCGCTCACCGGCGGCGATTCGCAACCGCGCACCGTGCATCTTCGCGCAGAGAGCGTGACCCTGCCCAGCGGCGCGCGGCATGTGCACGGCACCTTGCAGGATGTCAGCGAACGCGAACAGTCGCGGCGTCTGCTGCGCGAACGCGAAGAACAGTTCCGCGAGTTGGTGCGGGTGCTGCCGGACGGCGTGCTGATCCTCGCCGACGAGCACGTGATGTACGCCAATGCCGCCGGCTCGATCCAGTTCGGCTTCCAGGGCGAAACCATCCTGGGCGAGCCCCTGCAGACGCTGGTCGGCGATTCCGACCTGTCGGTGGTGCGCGAGTATCTGCGCGCCGGCAGCGATCGCAATGAGCCGGTGTCCAGTGCGCGGGCGATGCGCCGTCGCGATGGCAGCACGTTCTATGCGGGCTTGTCGGCCGGCGATATCCGCTATGGCGGGCGCAGCTGCAAGCTGCTGGTGGTGCGCGACCTGAGCGAGCCCGAGCGCATACGCGACGCGCTGGCCGAGAGCAACGCGGAGCTGCAGGCCATGGCCAAGCGCCTGTTCTCGCTGCAGGAAGACGAACGCCGCGCGATCTCGCGCGATCTGCACGACGATATCGGCCAGGCGATCACGGCGATGAAGCTGTCCGCGCACGCCGCGCTGGACGAACCGGATCCCGACGCGCGCCGCGAAGACCTGCTGGAAGTGGTGTCGCTGGCCGACAGCACCGTGACCAAGCTGCGCAACCTGTCGATGCTGCTGCGTCCGCCGCAACTGGACGCGCTGGGGCTGGAAGCGGCGTTGCGCTGGCAGGCGTCGATGCTGTTCCGCGCCTCGCACGTGCGCCTGGAACTGGACATCCAGGCGCTCGACGTCCGCCCGGGCAACGAGATCGAGCAGGCCTGCTTCCGGATTGCGCAGGAAAGCCTGACCAACGCCTTGCGGCATGCATGCGCGGGCGAGGTTCGCATGAGCCTGCAATCGATCGACAGCGAGAGTTTCCGCCTGGAAGTCAGCGACGACGGCGATGGCTTCGAGCCGGAAGGCCCGCGCGGGCTTGGACTGATCGTGATGCGTGAGCGCGCGCAAACCGTCGGCGGCGTGCTCGCGATAGACTCTGCACCCGGAGCAGGCACGCGCGTGACGTTGCGCCTGCCCTATCACCCGGCCGGCGAGTCCGTCCACGAAGATGGTGGACGTTGA